In Firmicutes bacterium ASF500, a single genomic region encodes these proteins:
- the fdx gene encoding Ferredoxin, whose product MKVHVNANCISCGLCVSLCPNVFHITEGGTAGVYSQEVAPELEAQVQEAASSCPVSAIEAG is encoded by the coding sequence ATGAAGGTCCATGTCAACGCCAACTGTATCAGCTGCGGCCTGTGCGTCAGCCTGTGTCCCAACGTCTTTCACATCACCGAGGGCGGCACCGCCGGCGTCTACAGCCAGGAGGTGGCCCCCGAGCTGGAGGCCCAGGTCCAGGAGGCCGCAAGCAGCTGCCCGGTGAGCGCCATTGAGGCGGGCTGA
- the gpmB gene encoding phosphoglycerate mutase GpmB, translating to MTTIYLIRHAEAEGNLYRRIHGWYNALITDNGFAQIKALEKRFQDIQIDAVWSSDLYRTMTTARAVYIPKNLPLNTAPGLREINLGDWEDVTWGQARHDFLEELTRFDTDDPTWQAPNGEGFHQLGDRLEGTVRRIAAQYPDQTIALFSHGMAIRQLLSRIKGLPEADWPSVPHGDNTAVTKLAFDGERLTIDYELDNSHLPEEISTLARQAWWRRDGSKKVDINLWYRPIDWEKEREVYLEARRDAWTCTHGTEVPFDGEAFLRGAEDCLSQTPWGVTVAMAGDQIAGVLQLDGERYQADNAGYIPFCYIVPQRRGYGLGVQLIGQAVAIFRPMGRDKLRLRCAPYNQRAQRFYQKHGFVKIGEEENSAVPLDILEKYIGYDR from the coding sequence ATGACAACCATCTATCTCATCCGCCACGCCGAGGCGGAGGGCAACCTGTACCGCCGGATCCACGGCTGGTACAACGCGCTCATCACAGACAACGGCTTTGCCCAGATCAAAGCGCTGGAAAAGCGGTTCCAGGACATCCAGATTGACGCGGTCTGGTCCAGCGACCTGTACCGCACCATGACCACCGCCCGGGCCGTCTACATACCGAAGAACCTGCCCCTGAACACCGCCCCCGGCCTGCGGGAGATCAATCTGGGGGACTGGGAGGATGTGACCTGGGGGCAGGCCCGGCACGACTTCCTGGAGGAGCTGACCCGCTTTGACACCGACGACCCCACCTGGCAGGCTCCCAACGGGGAGGGCTTCCATCAGCTGGGGGACCGGCTGGAGGGGACGGTGCGCCGCATCGCGGCCCAGTACCCCGATCAGACCATCGCCCTGTTCAGCCACGGTATGGCCATCCGCCAGCTGCTCTCCCGAATCAAGGGACTGCCCGAGGCGGACTGGCCCTCGGTCCCCCACGGGGACAACACGGCGGTGACCAAGCTGGCCTTCGACGGGGAGCGGCTGACCATCGACTATGAGCTGGACAACTCCCACCTGCCCGAGGAGATCTCCACCCTGGCCCGGCAGGCCTGGTGGCGCAGGGACGGGAGCAAGAAGGTGGATATCAACCTCTGGTACCGGCCCATCGACTGGGAGAAGGAGCGGGAGGTCTATCTGGAGGCCCGCCGGGACGCCTGGACCTGCACCCATGGGACGGAGGTCCCCTTCGACGGGGAAGCCTTCCTCCGGGGAGCGGAGGACTGCCTGTCCCAGACCCCCTGGGGGGTGACCGTGGCTATGGCCGGGGACCAGATCGCCGGCGTCCTCCAGCTGGACGGGGAGCGGTATCAGGCGGACAACGCCGGGTATATCCCCTTCTGCTACATCGTCCCCCAGCGCCGGGGGTACGGCTTGGGCGTCCAGCTTATCGGTCAGGCGGTGGCCATCTTCCGGCCCATGGGCCGGGACAAGCTCCGCCTGCGGTGCGCCCCCTATAACCAGCGGGCCCAGCGGTTCTATCAAAAGCACGGCTTCGTCAAGATCGGCGAGGAGGAAAACAGCGCCGTCCCCCTGGATATTTTGGAGAAATACATCGGCTACGACCGGTGA
- the pyrD gene encoding Dihydroorotate dehydrogenase B (NAD(+)), catalytic subunit, which produces MPDMSVKLAGVTLKNPVVVASGTFGFGREYSQFYDLGELGGVCAKGLTLYPRTGNPAPRIAETPMGILNSVGLENPGVDAFIAEELPFLRKFDTKVIANISGNTPEEYGIMCAKLSAAGVDMIEVNISCPNVKAGGLAYGTRPELAAEVTEEAKKHAGGVPVMVKLSPNVTDITEIAKAVEGAGADALSLINTIRGMRIDVNTRRPILRMNTGGLSGPAVLPVAVRMVWEVSQAVSLPILGMGGVSKGEDGAQLMLAGASAVAVGTALFADPFAPLKVRDGLAEIAAHQGLSAVSELTGGVKPW; this is translated from the coding sequence ATGCCTGATATGTCCGTCAAGCTGGCCGGTGTGACGCTGAAAAACCCGGTGGTGGTGGCCTCGGGGACCTTCGGCTTCGGCCGGGAGTACAGCCAGTTCTATGACCTGGGGGAGCTGGGCGGCGTCTGCGCCAAGGGCCTCACCCTGTACCCCCGGACGGGCAACCCCGCCCCCCGCATTGCCGAGACCCCCATGGGTATTCTCAACTCCGTGGGCCTGGAAAACCCCGGGGTAGACGCTTTCATTGCCGAAGAGCTGCCCTTCCTGCGGAAATTTGACACCAAGGTAATCGCCAACATCTCCGGCAACACCCCGGAGGAGTACGGAATTATGTGCGCGAAGCTGTCCGCCGCCGGGGTGGACATGATCGAGGTAAATATCTCCTGCCCCAACGTGAAGGCGGGGGGGCTGGCCTACGGCACCCGGCCCGAGCTGGCCGCAGAGGTGACGGAGGAGGCAAAAAAGCACGCCGGAGGCGTGCCTGTGATGGTGAAGCTGTCCCCCAACGTGACGGATATCACCGAGATCGCCAAGGCGGTGGAGGGAGCCGGGGCGGACGCCCTGTCCCTCATCAACACCATCCGGGGGATGCGCATTGACGTAAACACCCGCCGCCCCATTCTGCGGATGAACACCGGAGGGCTGTCCGGCCCCGCCGTACTGCCGGTGGCGGTGCGGATGGTGTGGGAGGTGTCCCAGGCGGTCTCCCTGCCCATCCTGGGCATGGGGGGCGTGTCCAAGGGGGAGGACGGAGCTCAGCTGATGCTGGCCGGGGCCTCCGCCGTGGCGGTGGGCACCGCCCTGTTCGCCGACCCCTTCGCCCCCCTGAAGGTCCGGGACGGTTTGGCGGAGATCGCCGCCCATCAGGGGCTGTCCGCCGTGTCGGAGCTCACCGGAGGGGTGAAGCCCTGGTGA
- the pyrK gene encoding Dihydroorotate dehydrogenase B (NAD(+)), electron transfer subunit translates to MNIESKCRIVEMTQLDAVTFWMVLEVGKMVEKHGLRGGQFLHIKCGDGQLLRRPISVACAVPDEPEDLATLIFEVRGEGTEWLSRRKVGDELDVMGPLGNGFDAAQPGRYLLVGGGIGVPPLMQYGECLQWPRTAVLGFRTGAKAFPAVTSRFQDHCEQTYICTDDGTLGRHGFVDAQVRDILERDRSYTAVLACGPKPMLKSVAKVSAEFGVPCQVSMEERMGCGVGACLVCSCGMKDGSVRHVCKDGPVFNAEEVDWDA, encoded by the coding sequence ATGAACATAGAGAGCAAGTGCAGAATTGTTGAAATGACCCAGCTGGACGCCGTTACCTTCTGGATGGTGTTGGAAGTCGGTAAGATGGTGGAGAAGCACGGCCTGCGGGGCGGGCAGTTCCTGCATATCAAATGCGGAGACGGCCAGCTGCTCCGCCGCCCCATTTCGGTGGCCTGCGCCGTGCCGGACGAGCCGGAGGACCTGGCCACCCTGATCTTCGAGGTCCGGGGAGAGGGCACGGAATGGCTGTCCCGGAGGAAGGTGGGGGACGAGCTGGATGTGATGGGCCCCCTGGGCAATGGCTTTGACGCCGCTCAGCCGGGACGCTACCTCCTGGTGGGGGGCGGCATCGGCGTCCCGCCGCTGATGCAATACGGGGAATGCCTGCAATGGCCCCGGACGGCGGTGCTGGGCTTCCGCACAGGGGCCAAGGCCTTTCCCGCCGTCACCAGCCGGTTCCAGGACCACTGTGAGCAGACCTATATCTGTACCGACGACGGCACGCTGGGCCGTCACGGCTTTGTGGACGCCCAGGTCCGGGACATCTTGGAACGGGACCGGAGCTACACCGCCGTCCTGGCCTGCGGGCCCAAGCCTATGCTGAAAAGCGTGGCGAAGGTTTCCGCCGAGTTCGGCGTGCCCTGCCAGGTGTCCATGGAGGAGCGGATGGGCTGCGGCGTGGGGGCGTGCCTGGTGTGCTCCTGCGGCATGAAGGACGGGAGCGTCAGGCACGTGTGCAAGGACGGCCCGGTGTTCAACGCGGAGGAGGTGGACTGGGATGCCTGA
- the pyrF gene encoding Orotidine 5'-phosphate decarboxylase, with product MSFDVLQDKIRAMKNPTVAGLDARIEYVPEHIRAAAFEEHGVGLKGAAEAIWQFNTGLVDALCDIVPAVKPQAAYYENLGWQGIEVLERTIRYAKEKGLFVIADIKRGDIGSTAAAYAEGWLSGAKIEGGQFKSFDADCVTLNGYMGSDSIKPFLEAAKGEDKCVFVLVKTSNPGSGELQDILAGDRQVYEVMGDLNERIAAGTEGKYGYTMAGAVTGATYPSDIRALRKRLEKTFFLVPGYGAQGGTAEDVKFAFDKYGHGAIVNSSRGIMCAWQKTGGDGRDFAQAARNAALKMRDDIKQFVTIV from the coding sequence ATGTCATTTGACGTTTTACAGGATAAAATCCGAGCGATGAAGAATCCCACCGTGGCGGGGCTGGACGCCCGCATTGAGTATGTGCCGGAGCACATCCGCGCAGCCGCCTTTGAGGAGCACGGCGTAGGGCTCAAGGGGGCGGCGGAGGCCATCTGGCAGTTCAACACAGGGCTGGTCGACGCCCTGTGCGACATCGTCCCGGCGGTAAAGCCCCAGGCGGCTTATTATGAGAACCTGGGCTGGCAGGGGATAGAGGTACTGGAGCGCACCATTCGCTACGCCAAGGAGAAGGGCCTCTTTGTCATCGCCGACATCAAGCGGGGGGACATCGGCTCCACCGCCGCCGCCTACGCCGAGGGCTGGCTGTCCGGGGCGAAGATCGAGGGGGGGCAGTTCAAGAGCTTCGATGCCGACTGCGTCACCCTCAACGGCTACATGGGCTCCGATTCCATCAAGCCCTTCCTGGAGGCGGCCAAGGGGGAGGACAAGTGCGTGTTTGTGCTGGTGAAAACCTCCAACCCGGGCTCCGGGGAGCTCCAGGATATCCTCGCCGGGGACCGGCAGGTGTATGAGGTGATGGGCGACCTCAACGAGCGCATCGCCGCCGGGACTGAGGGCAAATACGGCTACACCATGGCCGGGGCGGTCACCGGGGCCACCTACCCCTCCGACATCCGGGCCCTGCGCAAGCGGCTGGAAAAGACCTTCTTCCTGGTCCCCGGCTACGGCGCCCAGGGGGGCACGGCGGAGGATGTGAAGTTCGCCTTTGACAAATACGGCCACGGGGCTATCGTGAATTCCTCCCGGGGCATCATGTGCGCCTGGCAGAAGACCGGCGGCGACGGCCGCGACTTCGCCCAGGCCGCCCGGAACGCCGCCCTCAAAATGCGGGACGACATCAAGCAGTTTGTGACCATCGTGTAA
- the pyrC gene encoding Dihydroorotase, with protein sequence MRLLILNGRVIHPVTGTVLMQDVLVENGRISLMEHGLDCEADQVIDAAGLFVSPGLVDMHVHLRDPGLTYKEDIITGCAAAARGGVTSVACMANTSPAIDCPELVSYVYNRAKEANGVGVYPIAALSQGLRGEEPTDAEALKQAGAVALSDDGSNVDNANLMRDTLIRARQLELPVLCHCEDTSMVAGRAVNEGSVSRQLWLEGRPAIAEEIMVMRDAMLAEETGGRVHICHVSTAKSVDIIRRMKKKGVLITCETCPQYFTLTEDEVLNMGAMARVNPPLRTQKDVQGIIAGLKDGTIDVIATDHAPHSVDEKSRPLSRAPSGMIGLETGLAVTLTQLYHTGKMELPAIIQRMSTNPADLLRLARGHMSLGATADLVIFDADEEWTVDPLLFASKARNTPFAGRRVKGRVKYTIVKGEVIYRDGV encoded by the coding sequence ATGAGACTTTTGATTCTGAATGGCAGAGTGATCCATCCGGTGACGGGGACGGTCCTGATGCAGGACGTTCTGGTGGAAAATGGACGGATCAGTCTGATGGAGCACGGGCTGGACTGTGAGGCGGACCAGGTGATTGACGCCGCGGGGCTGTTTGTGTCCCCGGGACTGGTGGATATGCACGTCCATCTCCGGGACCCGGGCCTGACCTATAAGGAGGACATTATCACCGGCTGCGCCGCCGCCGCCCGGGGGGGCGTCACCTCGGTGGCCTGTATGGCCAACACCAGCCCCGCCATCGACTGCCCGGAGCTGGTATCCTATGTCTATAACCGGGCCAAGGAGGCCAACGGGGTGGGGGTGTATCCCATCGCCGCTCTCTCCCAGGGCCTGCGGGGGGAGGAGCCCACCGACGCCGAGGCACTGAAGCAGGCGGGGGCCGTCGCCCTGTCCGACGACGGGAGCAACGTGGACAACGCCAACCTGATGCGGGACACCCTCATCCGGGCCCGGCAGCTGGAGCTGCCCGTGCTGTGCCACTGCGAGGACACCTCCATGGTGGCCGGGCGGGCGGTGAACGAGGGCAGCGTCTCCCGCCAGCTGTGGCTGGAGGGCAGGCCCGCCATCGCCGAGGAGATTATGGTCATGCGGGACGCCATGCTGGCCGAGGAGACCGGCGGGCGGGTCCATATCTGCCACGTCTCCACCGCCAAGAGCGTGGACATCATCCGCAGGATGAAGAAAAAGGGGGTGCTTATCACCTGCGAGACCTGCCCCCAGTACTTCACCCTCACCGAGGACGAGGTTTTGAATATGGGTGCTATGGCCCGGGTCAACCCGCCCCTGCGCACCCAGAAGGATGTCCAGGGCATCATCGCCGGATTGAAGGACGGCACCATCGACGTGATTGCCACCGACCACGCCCCCCATTCGGTGGACGAGAAGTCCCGCCCCCTCAGCCGGGCCCCCAGCGGGATGATCGGCCTGGAAACCGGCCTGGCCGTGACCCTCACGCAGCTGTACCACACCGGGAAAATGGAGCTTCCCGCCATCATTCAGCGGATGTCCACCAACCCCGCCGACCTGCTCCGCCTGGCACGGGGACATATGTCCTTGGGCGCTACCGCCGACCTGGTTATCTTCGACGCGGACGAGGAGTGGACTGTGGACCCCCTCCTTTTCGCATCCAAGGCCCGCAACACCCCCTTTGCCGGCCGAAGGGTCAAGGGCCGGGTGAAATACACCATCGTCAAGGGCGAGGTCATTTATCGGGACGGGGTATAA
- the nudL gene encoding putative Nudix hydrolase NudL, which produces MSFDLNALARALRARTPGLMDSRRTYAVLVPLVERDGALHLLYEVRARTLRRQPGEVCFPGGRMEAGETPEECALRETYEELSIPPEKIQLLGRLDFIAHRASFLMQPVLGLVDAAALADMRPSPAEVDQVFFVPLSHLLEAESIVYEYDLIPTPAESFPYELIGIPRDYQWQLGHENVPVYPWQGRAIWGLTGRITRNLIQIAQSGGFPPPALD; this is translated from the coding sequence ATGAGCTTTGACCTGAACGCCCTGGCACGCGCCCTGCGGGCCCGCACCCCCGGCCTGATGGATTCCCGCCGGACCTACGCGGTGCTGGTACCGCTGGTGGAGCGGGACGGGGCGCTCCATCTGCTCTATGAGGTCCGGGCCAGGACGCTGCGCCGTCAGCCGGGGGAGGTCTGCTTCCCCGGGGGCCGGATGGAGGCGGGGGAGACCCCCGAGGAGTGCGCCCTGCGTGAGACCTATGAGGAGCTGTCCATTCCGCCGGAGAAAATCCAGCTGCTGGGCCGGCTGGACTTCATCGCCCACCGGGCCAGCTTCCTGATGCAGCCCGTCCTGGGCCTGGTGGATGCCGCCGCCCTGGCGGATATGCGCCCCAGCCCCGCCGAGGTGGACCAGGTGTTTTTCGTCCCCCTGTCCCACCTGCTGGAGGCGGAGTCCATCGTCTATGAGTACGACCTGATCCCCACCCCGGCGGAGAGCTTCCCCTATGAGCTCATCGGTATCCCCCGGGACTACCAGTGGCAGCTAGGACATGAGAACGTCCCCGTCTACCCCTGGCAGGGGCGGGCCATTTGGGGGCTCACCGGGCGGATCACCCGCAATTTGATTCAAATTGCCCAAAGCGGGGGCTTCCCGCCGCCCGCCCTTGACTGA
- a CDS encoding Chloramphenicol acetyltransferase: MEIIDRGAWPREGHYRFFAPMSQPFYSLTFPVDVTALRACVKERRLPFYPAMVYQVTRAMDDVEAFRLRDRNGTIVRHDRLVPSFTDLKPGSELFHIVTLPAGEDMADFCARAKEASAQQTEFITAGDWDADQEVYFTCLPWFPITGLTNERNADPSDTIPRVSWGRWEERDGRTTLSLSLELNHRLLDGFHVGQLYAALNARLAELL, encoded by the coding sequence ATGGAGATCATCGACCGCGGAGCCTGGCCCAGAGAGGGACATTACCGCTTTTTCGCCCCCATGTCCCAGCCCTTCTACTCCCTCACCTTCCCGGTGGACGTGACCGCCCTGCGGGCCTGTGTGAAGGAGCGCCGTCTGCCTTTCTACCCTGCGATGGTCTATCAGGTCACCCGGGCGATGGACGACGTGGAGGCCTTCCGCCTCCGGGACCGGAACGGGACCATCGTCCGCCACGACCGGCTGGTGCCCAGCTTCACCGACCTGAAGCCGGGCAGCGAGCTGTTTCACATTGTGACCCTCCCCGCCGGGGAGGATATGGCGGACTTCTGCGCCCGGGCCAAGGAGGCGTCCGCCCAACAGACCGAGTTCATCACCGCCGGGGACTGGGACGCGGACCAGGAGGTCTATTTCACCTGCCTGCCCTGGTTTCCCATCACCGGCCTGACCAACGAGCGGAATGCGGACCCCTCCGACACCATCCCCCGGGTCTCCTGGGGCCGCTGGGAGGAGCGGGACGGCCGGACCACCCTCAGCCTCAGCCTGGAGCTGAACCACCGCCTGCTGGACGGCTTTCACGTGGGGCAGTTATACGCCGCCCTGAACGCGCGGCTGGCGGAGCTGTTATGA